CGGAGAAGGTGCTTAAGGCGTGTGATGCAGTTCTGCCGCACATGCAGAAATTAGCGGTTGCGCCAAGTTCTTCCCGGTATTCAAGAACCTTTATACCGCTGCACATGGCTCCGTTCATGCGCCCAAAAGATTTTGATCAATTTTGGTGGCCAACCTTTAAAAAACTAATGGATTATATCGCTGAGAAAAATGTAGGGGTAAAGGCTTTTGTGGAACATGACTGGGGAGATAAAATTGATCATCTGGGTGAACTCGGCAGCCGGGTTGAGTTTCAATTTGAATATGGTGATCCCCAAAAGATCAAACAGACATTGGGAAATAAGCATATTATATCGGGATTATATCCGATCACCCTGCTCCAGACTGGTACCGAAAAAGAATGTACCGATAAGGCAAAGGCTTTGCTCGATGTGCTTGCTCTGGATGGCGGATATATTTTTAATACAGATAAAACAATATACTCTTTAGAAGGTAAAATCGCGGATAACCTCAAAGCAGTAATTGAAACTGTAAAAACCTACGGCCGCTATTAAACGTATACGGTACAGACAATTTAATGACAGGAGGTGAAAACAAATGCAGTCCGCATATTATCATAACTATGAGGAAGAATATAAACGTAGCAGCTCTCAATTAAATTCAGACGATGAATTTGATGCTTCACAGTATGTTCAGCCCTATGAAGAAGATTTATACCGGTTTATTTTCAGTTTGTTTTTATAGAGTGCATAAAGAGGAGGATCCGAAATGCAGCAGGATAACAAAATAAAAAAACAACAGATAATTGGCATGCTGGTCAGCATTGCAATTGTCATTATTATGTATTTTATGCCGGCACCGGCAGATCTGGGGGTAGCTGGATGGCGAACGATCAGTATTTTGCTGGTCTTTCTGATTCTGCTTGTAACCGAAGCCTTTCCGGCTGGGGTTATCTGTATCATTACTTTGATATTGATGCCTGTGTTGGGAGCGGTTCCAAGTATTGGAGATGGGTTTACAGGATTTGCGAATCCCGTTACCTTTTTTATTCTGGCATCCTTTGGGATTTCAGCGGCGATCGCCAAAATGCCGATTGCCCATCGAATTCTATTGGTTATTATCAGACTGTTGAAAGGGAGTACCCAGGGAATTATCTTTGGAATCATGGTGTGTACAGCGTTGTTTTCATCCATGGTATCGAATATTCCGACAACAGCCATTTTTATGGGAATCGCGTTGGGGTTCCTTGATATTTTTGAAGATGAAGATGAAAAGAAGCGAACCGGTAAGGCGCTGATGATTGCCATTCCAGTCAGCGCAATGGTTGGTGGCGTTATGACGCCGGCCGGCTCATCACTTAACTTGCTGGTTATTGGTATGCTTGAGCAAATGACAGGTATTACAGTCAGCTTTGTTCAATGGATGGTGTTTGGAATACCGCTTGCGATTGTGATACTTCCGGCTGCTTGGCTGATTATTACCAAGGTTTATCATCCGGCAGACATGGACCCAGATCGTTTGAAGGCTTACGTCAATACGCTGAATACACATGACAAGATGGACATAAAGGAAAAATTTGTTATCCTGGTAACGTTGATCATGCTGGTGTGCTGGATCGCCAGTTCCTGGTTCCCTGTATTTAATGTGACAATGGTCGCTTTGTGTGGATTATTCTGTCTCTTTTTACCAAAGATCGGTGCGCTTACATGGGATGAATTTGTAAAAAGTGTCAGTTGGCAGGTCTTCTTTCTGGTGGGTACGGTGCTTACACTGGGTACGGCCATTTCAGCCAATGGGATTGGAAACTGGCTGGTTGCATCGTTTATGCCGGAACAAATGAGCATCACAGGGCCAATTCTTATTGCGATCTGCGGCTTCATTGGTTTTGCGATGCTGATCGTTGTTCCAGTCGCACCGGCGTTCATTGCTGTTTTAGCACCAGCCATGATTTCTGTTGCTGCAAACTGTGGATACAGCCCGGCAATTCTGATGATTATTCTCGGGATCTGTGCTGGCAATGCCTATTTACTGCCGCTCGATACAGTTCCAATGATTACCTATTCCAAAGGTTTTTACAAGATGAGCGAGATGCCGAAATCAACCGCTCTTATTCAGGTAATACTGGTTATTTTGATGGCGGTATGGTTCCCGTTAGCTGGAAGTATCGTTGGATTTATTTAAGGACATGAGGTGAAAGTTTAAAATGGAAAATAAAAATAGCGGATATCAAAAACGACTTGAACGCTGCGAAAAAGCAATTCAGAGAAAAGCGCCGGACAGGGTGCCTGTCGTGGCGAATATTTATGCATGGGCAGAAAATTACTATGGCTACAGCGTTAAAGAGGTTTATGACACAAAACCAGAACTTACCTATGATGTTCATTCGCGTCTGGCTAAAGAATTTGATTTTGACGCATTCTTTACCATGGGAAATAATGTACCGATTCCAGCTACAAACGCACTTGGCGGCGGACATTATATCGTAACGGAAAAGGGCCTGCAGGTTTCAAACCTCAGTTGTAATGTTATGAATGAAGATGAATATCCATTGCTGGCAAAAGATCCAGCTGCCTATTTTCGGGATTATTTACTGCCCCGAAAGTATCCTATCCTTAACGAGACCGGCGAAAAGGCTTACGAGGCATTGTGTGAGGCCTTTGATAAATTTGGCTGGTATATGAAAAAAACAATTGAAGCCAATATGCGCATTGAGGCAGACGGCTATCCAGTGCTGTCAAACGGAGCCATTAACCACCCGTTAGACAGTATTATGGATTTTTGCAGAGATTTTTCCGGAGTTATGACAGACATCCGCAGACACCCGGATGAGCTGAAGCACACCATGGAAAGCTTTAATGATTTTCTTATTCATAACAGCTGTGATGGGTATAGGAAGCGGGAAGATTCGGCGCACTTTCTGTTTTGCGCCACACATATCGCGCCATTTTTAAAACCAAAGGATTTTGAGGAATTCTATTTTCCTTATTTCCGCGCGCAGCTGGATTATGCAATGAATACCTGCGGCTATACCGTGGGGGTGTTTATGGAGGGCAACTGGGAGCCATACTATGAATTGCTCCAGGAGCTTCCGGATAACGATGGGAAGCTGGTCTGTCTACAGGAAAATGGCGACTGTAAAAAGTTTAAAGAGAAGCTTGGCAATAAGCTTTGTGTGTGCGGCGGTGTTCCGATCAGCCTTTTGGCCTTCGGAAGTGAAGAAGAAGTGAAAGATTGTGTGAAAAAGATGATTGATGACTGCGCAGCAGACGGAGGATTTATGATCAGTACAGACAAAGGGATTCTCACTTTAGGAGATGCAAAGTCAGAAAATATCAAAGCGATGATTGAGGCAGTCAAAATGTATGGAACTTACTAAAAAGCTGTTTGTGAGGTGGAAAAATGGAAAGCACGCAAAAAAATAATACCGTAAAAGAATTATTCGAACGTCTGAAGCGAGAAAAGACAGATAGTGAAATGCAGGAAATGGAGAGAGATAAAATAATGGA
The DNA window shown above is from Eubacterium limosum and carries:
- a CDS encoding SLC13 family permease, coding for MQQDNKIKKQQIIGMLVSIAIVIIMYFMPAPADLGVAGWRTISILLVFLILLVTEAFPAGVICIITLILMPVLGAVPSIGDGFTGFANPVTFFILASFGISAAIAKMPIAHRILLVIIRLLKGSTQGIIFGIMVCTALFSSMVSNIPTTAIFMGIALGFLDIFEDEDEKKRTGKALMIAIPVSAMVGGVMTPAGSSLNLLVIGMLEQMTGITVSFVQWMVFGIPLAIVILPAAWLIITKVYHPADMDPDRLKAYVNTLNTHDKMDIKEKFVILVTLIMLVCWIASSWFPVFNVTMVALCGLFCLFLPKIGALTWDEFVKSVSWQVFFLVGTVLTLGTAISANGIGNWLVASFMPEQMSITGPILIAICGFIGFAMLIVVPVAPAFIAVLAPAMISVAANCGYSPAILMIILGICAGNAYLLPLDTVPMITYSKGFYKMSEMPKSTALIQVILVILMAVWFPLAGSIVGFI
- a CDS encoding uroporphyrinogen decarboxylase family protein — translated: MENKNSGYQKRLERCEKAIQRKAPDRVPVVANIYAWAENYYGYSVKEVYDTKPELTYDVHSRLAKEFDFDAFFTMGNNVPIPATNALGGGHYIVTEKGLQVSNLSCNVMNEDEYPLLAKDPAAYFRDYLLPRKYPILNETGEKAYEALCEAFDKFGWYMKKTIEANMRIEADGYPVLSNGAINHPLDSIMDFCRDFSGVMTDIRRHPDELKHTMESFNDFLIHNSCDGYRKREDSAHFLFCATHIAPFLKPKDFEEFYFPYFRAQLDYAMNTCGYTVGVFMEGNWEPYYELLQELPDNDGKLVCLQENGDCKKFKEKLGNKLCVCGGVPISLLAFGSEEEVKDCVKKMIDDCAADGGFMISTDKGILTLGDAKSENIKAMIEAVKMYGTY